A single bacterium DNA region contains:
- a CDS encoding branched-chain amino acid ABC transporter permease, whose translation MTFYLLQALNGLAYGMLLFLLAAGLSLIFGLMEVVNLAHGAFYMLGAYLALSTVRWTGSFWIAALVAPLGLGMFGFLLEWELLRPLYRRTHLDQILLTFGVAFVLSDVARWWWGADVQSLAPPAGLDRSIPLLGTLFPSYRLFVIVLGAALAGALWLGLTRTRLGAMVRAGVANREMTQALGIDIGLVFGGVFAFGAALAGLAGVIAAPIQGVFPGVDFETLIVTLIVVVVGGLGTLSGSFWGSLLIGEVDTFGKTLVPQIALVFIYLVMAAILLVRPTGLFGGRAR comes from the coding sequence GTGACGTTCTACCTTCTCCAAGCGCTGAACGGGCTCGCCTACGGGATGCTGCTGTTTCTGCTAGCGGCGGGGCTCTCCCTGATCTTTGGCCTGATGGAGGTCGTGAACCTCGCGCACGGCGCGTTCTACATGCTCGGCGCCTACCTCGCCCTCTCGACGGTCCGGTGGACCGGCTCGTTTTGGATCGCCGCACTGGTCGCACCGCTGGGGCTGGGTATGTTCGGGTTCCTGCTGGAGTGGGAGCTTCTCCGCCCCCTGTACCGGCGGACGCACCTCGACCAGATCTTGCTCACGTTTGGGGTCGCGTTCGTGCTGTCGGACGTGGCGCGGTGGTGGTGGGGAGCCGATGTCCAATCGCTTGCCCCGCCCGCGGGCCTGGACCGCTCCATCCCGCTCCTCGGCACGCTGTTCCCCTCCTACCGGCTGTTCGTGATCGTCCTCGGCGCGGCGCTCGCCGGGGCGCTCTGGCTTGGTCTGACCCGGACCCGCCTCGGCGCGATGGTCCGCGCCGGCGTGGCGAACCGGGAGATGACCCAGGCGCTCGGGATCGACATCGGCCTCGTCTTCGGCGGCGTGTTCGCGTTCGGCGCGGCGCTGGCGGGGCTCGCCGGAGTGATCGCCGCGCCGATCCAAGGGGTGTTCCCGGGCGTGGATTTCGAAACGCTCATCGTCACGCTGATCGTCGTGGTCGTCGGCGGCCTCGGCACGCTCAGCGGATCGTTCTGGGGGAGCTTGTTGATCGGCGAAGTGGACACGTTTGGGAAGACGCTGGTGCCCCAGATCGCGCTCGTCTTCATCTACCTCGTGATGGCGGCGATCCTGCTCGTGCGTCCCACCGGGCTGTTTGGGGGGCGCGCCCGATGA
- a CDS encoding ABC transporter substrate-binding protein has product MKARAKLTRRHLLGRAAIGGATLATGGPSALLSKEHGFGVPAVLAAGSVKVGLLVSYSKVYGQLGEDITDAMTLYFDSVNWSGGGRKITWVREDEEIDPQVGLRKVRKLIEADQVDLITGIVSTATAYAIRDTIHNSKTILVVSNAGGNLLTRARKSPYIFRVSFTSWQVSNPFGKWFYTNIAREAALTAANYGFGTESIAAFKESFVAAGGKVLGEVYPPLNNTDYAPYITQVQKMNPEGTYNFYSGSDAVRFIAQSSQYGLTKSTRMSGAGFMVEQDVLPAEGATALGIYSPLHWALKLQNPENLAFTRAYRARFRRDASVFALQGYDAARVIVEALNKTGGDTSNKDRLIEALVNVKFASPRGQYEFDPNTHNVIQNIYVRQVRQVSNDIVNVVFDSLGRIKDPG; this is encoded by the coding sequence ATGAAGGCGAGGGCGAAGCTTACGCGGCGGCACTTGCTCGGACGGGCGGCGATCGGCGGCGCGACTCTGGCGACCGGCGGACCGTCGGCGCTGCTCAGCAAGGAACATGGGTTTGGCGTGCCGGCGGTACTGGCGGCTGGATCGGTGAAGGTCGGGCTCCTCGTCTCGTACTCGAAGGTCTACGGGCAGCTTGGGGAGGACATCACCGACGCGATGACCTTGTACTTCGACAGCGTCAACTGGAGCGGGGGCGGGCGGAAGATCACCTGGGTCCGAGAGGATGAGGAAATCGATCCCCAAGTCGGATTGCGGAAGGTACGCAAACTGATCGAGGCCGACCAGGTGGACCTCATCACGGGCATCGTGAGCACCGCCACCGCCTACGCGATCCGGGACACGATCCACAATTCCAAGACGATCCTCGTCGTCAGCAACGCGGGTGGCAACCTGCTCACCCGGGCGCGGAAAAGCCCCTATATCTTCCGGGTCTCGTTTACATCGTGGCAGGTCAGCAACCCGTTCGGGAAGTGGTTCTACACTAACATCGCGCGCGAGGCCGCCCTGACCGCCGCCAACTACGGGTTCGGCACGGAGTCTATCGCTGCGTTCAAGGAATCGTTCGTCGCGGCCGGGGGAAAGGTCTTGGGGGAGGTATACCCGCCACTCAACAACACCGACTACGCGCCGTATATCACCCAGGTCCAGAAGATGAACCCCGAGGGCACCTACAACTTCTACAGCGGCAGCGACGCGGTACGTTTCATCGCGCAGTCTTCCCAGTACGGGCTCACCAAGAGCACTCGCATGAGCGGCGCTGGCTTCATGGTGGAGCAAGACGTGCTGCCGGCCGAGGGCGCGACCGCACTCGGCATCTACAGCCCGCTGCACTGGGCGCTCAAGCTTCAGAACCCTGAGAACCTTGCGTTCACCCGAGCCTACCGAGCGCGGTTCCGACGAGACGCCAGCGTCTTTGCTCTACAAGGGTACGATGCGGCCCGGGTCATTGTAGAGGCGCTCAACAAAACCGGCGGCGACACGAGCAACAAGGACCGGCTGATCGAGGCGCTCGTGAACGTCAAGTTCGCGAGCCCACGTGGCCAATATGAGTTCGACCCGAACACGCACAACGTCATCCAGAACATCTACGTTCGGCAGGTGCGCCAGGTCAGCAATGACATCGTGAATGTGGTATTCGATAGCCTGGGACGCATCAAGGATCCCGGCTAA
- a CDS encoding phenylacetate--CoA ligase family protein — protein sequence MTHAAPGADGLDDRPRFVDRTLESMAREDLSAYQWQRLVPMLLRIQKSNLFYRSKWEGAGTEVPQAAGDWEAFRRLPFTTKTELVADQVATPPFGSDLTYPLDRYVRLHQTSGTTGRPLRWLDTAESWEWWQRCWTFVYRAAGMGAGDRIYFAFSFGPFIGFWAGFDAARRLGALAIPGGGLDTQVRIRALIEAQATVLVCTPSYALRLAEVARAAGIETASLGVRVTIHAGEPGASIASTKRRIEAAWGARCIDHTGLTEVGATGFTCAAGALHLNESEFVAEVLNPATHAVVPSGDGELVLTNLGRDGSPVIRYRTGDRVRLLDTRCVCGRTFARLDGGVLGRVDDMLVVRGMNVFPSAIEDAVRRFECVDEFRVEVRRRAEMLELRVVVEIDDARWSAAAIASTLEELREALRTACGIRVEIAAVGAGSLPRFQLKANRVIHVE from the coding sequence ATGACACACGCCGCACCCGGCGCCGATGGCCTCGACGATCGCCCCCGTTTTGTGGACCGGACCCTGGAGTCGATGGCGCGGGAGGACCTGAGCGCCTATCAGTGGCAGCGGCTCGTCCCGATGCTGTTGCGGATCCAGAAGAGCAATCTCTTCTACCGCAGCAAGTGGGAGGGCGCCGGGACGGAGGTTCCGCAGGCCGCCGGGGACTGGGAGGCGTTCCGGCGCCTGCCGTTCACGACCAAGACCGAATTGGTCGCGGATCAGGTAGCCACGCCGCCGTTTGGCTCAGATCTCACCTACCCGCTCGACCGCTACGTGCGCCTCCATCAGACGTCGGGCACGACCGGCCGGCCGCTGAGGTGGCTGGATACGGCCGAGTCGTGGGAATGGTGGCAGCGCTGCTGGACGTTCGTCTACCGCGCGGCGGGCATGGGCGCCGGGGACAGGATCTATTTTGCGTTCTCGTTCGGGCCGTTCATCGGGTTCTGGGCGGGATTCGACGCCGCGCGGCGGCTCGGCGCGCTGGCGATTCCCGGCGGCGGCCTCGACACGCAGGTGCGGATCCGCGCGCTTATCGAAGCGCAGGCCACCGTGCTCGTGTGCACGCCGTCGTACGCGCTCCGGCTCGCCGAGGTGGCCCGAGCGGCGGGAATCGAGACCGCGTCCCTCGGCGTCCGGGTCACGATCCACGCCGGAGAACCGGGCGCCAGCATCGCCTCCACCAAGCGGCGGATAGAAGCGGCGTGGGGAGCGCGGTGCATCGACCACACGGGACTGACCGAGGTGGGCGCCACGGGATTTACCTGCGCGGCCGGCGCGCTCCACCTGAATGAGAGCGAGTTCGTCGCCGAGGTGCTCAACCCGGCCACCCACGCCGTGGTCCCGTCGGGCGACGGCGAGCTCGTCCTGACCAACCTCGGGCGTGACGGCTCTCCGGTGATTCGCTACCGCACGGGCGACCGGGTGCGTCTGCTGGACACCCGGTGCGTGTGCGGCCGAACATTCGCCAGGCTCGACGGCGGCGTGCTCGGCCGCGTGGATGACATGCTGGTCGTCCGCGGGATGAACGTGTTCCCCAGCGCGATCGAGGACGCCGTCCGGCGATTCGAGTGCGTCGACGAGTTCCGCGTGGAAGTCCGGCGCCGCGCGGAGATGCTTGAGCTGCGGGTCGTCGTTGAGATCGATGACGCGCGATGGAGCGCCGCCGCGATCGCCTCGACACTCGAGGAGTTGCGCGAGGCCCTGCGGACGGCCTGCGGCATCCGCGTCGAGATCGCCGCGGTCGGCGCCGGATCGCTGCCGCGGTTCCAGCTGAAGGCGAACCGGGTGATCCACGTCGAGTAA